One genomic window of Serinus canaria isolate serCan28SL12 chromosome 4, serCan2020, whole genome shotgun sequence includes the following:
- the THEGL gene encoding testicular haploid expressed gene protein-like produces MEAAGGLHHTCGPHVSAYAPCMCVYPRSRIEVLADPKPIFCQASSPTLVWGNQETIWTLSPGAMTATPSARTLHLCQPKKDFTKYGRSCRPVIGGNPLLPKYGYPSERLLRLSEPKKFLPAYLEQRSRETPEWPVSLAAQNYNASKRILQLAQPKALHPDFMPPREVPIQVSSLAISASASARVQKLAEPVIRELTCCTTHTKPGVVMSPASSRKVIASARTIELSKPKQLHPKFMPARDPEWPVTKAARQAVATERIVGLAQPSSRPRQGLTALNPDAFKVKERALKAVCSPRLAELAQPIRR; encoded by the exons aTGGAGGCGGCCGGGGGCCTGCACCATACGTGCGGCCCGCACG tgtCAGCTTATGCACCTTGCATGTGTGTGTACCCACGCAGCAG GATAGAGGTACTTGCAGACCCCAAACCAATATTTTGCCAAGCCAGCAGTCCCAC GCTTGTATGGGGAAACCAAGAGACAATATGGACCCTCTCACCTGGTGCTATGACAGCTACACCATCTGCAAGAACCTTGCATCTGTGCCAGCCCAAGAAAGATTTTACCAAGTATGGGCGCAG TTGCAGACCAGTAATTGGTGGGAATCCCCTGCTACCGAAGTATGGCTACCCATCTGAACGGCTGCTGAGGTTGTCTGAACCCAAAAAATTCCTCCCTGCTTACCTGGAACAAAG ATCCCGTGAGACCCCAGAGTGGCCTGTGTCCCTGGCTGCACAGAACTATAATGCCTCCAAGCGGATACTGCAACTTGCCCAGCCAAAGGCACTGCACCCAGACTTCATGCCGCCCAGAGAG GTGCCAATACAGGTTTCCAGCTTAGCAATCTCGGCCAGTGCATCGGCGCGGGTCCAGAAACTGGCAGAGCCCGTGATCAGGGAGTTGACCTGCTGCACTACGCACACCAAACCTGGTGTTGTCATGTCTCCG GCTTCATCTCGGAAGGTAATTGCAAGCGCTCGGACCATTGAGCTGTCGAAGCCCAAACAACTCCACCCTAAGTTCATGCCCGCACGGGATCCCGAGTGGCCTGTGACAAAGGCTGCCAGGCAGGCGGTGGCTACAGAAAGAATtgtggggctggcccagccttCCTCGAG ACCTCGTCAGGGCTTGACTGCACTCAACCCAGATGCattcaaagtgaaagagagaGCTCTGAAGGCGGTTTGTTCTCCACGGCTCGCAGAACTAGCTCAACCAATTAGGCGCTAA
- the HOPX gene encoding homeodomain-only protein, whose amino-acid sequence MATEKSVIPTEEQLEILEYHFCKVNKHPDPTTLCLIAAETGLSEEQTLKWFKQRLAEWRKSEGLPSESGSVRD is encoded by the exons ATGGCCACGGAAAAGTCAGTGATTCccactgaggagcagctggagatcCTGGAATACCACTTCTGCAAGGTGAATAAGCATCCTGACCCCACCACACTGTGCCTCATCGCTGCTGAGACCGGGCTCTCCGAGGAGCAGACTCTG AAATGGTTCAAGCAGCGCCTGGCGGAGTGGAGGAAGTCTGAAGGGCTGCCCTCAGAAAGCGGGTCTGTCAGGGACTAG
- the SPINK2 gene encoding serine protease inhibitor Kazal-type 2 isoform X2, which yields MPGSASGWSGCPRSGQRVVRGVRTGQCAVGLLSCPGAMASYPPNCAQYGKYMCPRDYHPVCGTDGETYGNECVLCLANREDHTHIEIVRRGHC from the exons ATGCCGGGGTCGGCCAGCGGCTGGTCAGGGTGTCCCAGGAGCGGACAGAGAGTGGTCAGGGGTGTCCGGACGGGGCAGTGTGCTGTCG GTCTCCTGTCGTGTCCCGGAGCCATGGCCAGCTACCCG CCCAACTGTGCTCAGTATGGGAAGTACATGTGTCCAAGGGACTACCATCCAGTTTGTGGCACTGATGGAGAGACCTACGGAAACGAGTGTGTGCTCTGCCTTGCTAACAG GGAAGATCATACACATATAGAAATTGTCCGAAGGGGACATTGCTGA
- the SPINK2 gene encoding serine protease inhibitor Kazal-type 2 isoform X1: MARPLALLLLLPVLLAGLLSCPGAMASYPPNCAQYGKYMCPRDYHPVCGTDGETYGNECVLCLANREDHTHIEIVRRGHC, from the exons ATGGCGCGGCCGCTGgcgctcctgctgctgctgcccgtCCTCCTCGCCG GTCTCCTGTCGTGTCCCGGAGCCATGGCCAGCTACCCG CCCAACTGTGCTCAGTATGGGAAGTACATGTGTCCAAGGGACTACCATCCAGTTTGTGGCACTGATGGAGAGACCTACGGAAACGAGTGTGTGCTCTGCCTTGCTAACAG GGAAGATCATACACATATAGAAATTGTCCGAAGGGGACATTGCTGA